The following are encoded together in the Malaya genurostris strain Urasoe2022 chromosome 3, Malgen_1.1, whole genome shotgun sequence genome:
- the LOC131439005 gene encoding uncharacterized protein LOC131439005 has product MNNVPDEAKKAHFITLSGPSVFSELKLLFPNTDLAQISLDTMISKLKSRFDKTESDIIQRFKFNNRIQNPDESVEDFVLSIKLQAEFCNFGNFKESAIRERIVAGLRDKVLQQRLLNEENLTLDSAEKLIATWEMAGANARTLGIASNEEQIASMRQNEPNKGGYAYKKLAKIYNRAQAELNQSQRFENRGSVKDRLGFKPYKQSNAMAKEERTMHKTTFKPAGWRNNQDTYRPESRICDYCGIRGHLKRKCFKLKNSRKEAVKFVDSAEPGPSTLSELFSRFRPHDSESEDEKNSDTCWKRGNHGSSRPTSSR; this is encoded by the coding sequence ATGAACAATGTTCCTGATGAAGCTAAGAAAGCGCATTTTATAACCCTTAGTGGTCCTTCCGTATTTTCTGAGCTTAAATTACTATTTCCGAATACGGATTTAGCTCAAATATCTCTTGACACAATGATTAGCAAGCTGAAATCGCGTTTTGATAAAACAGAGTCGGATATTATACAGCGttttaaattcaataacagGATACAAAATCCAGATGAATCCGTTGAAGATTTTGTGCTTTCGATCAAGCTTCAAGCGGAATTTTGTAATTTCGGGAATTTTAAAGAATCAGCAATACGGGAACGCATTGTTGCCGGATTGAGGGATAAAGTACTTCAGCAACGGTTGCTAAATGAAGAAAATTTAACGCTGGATTCAGCAGAAAAACTAATCGCGACCTGGGAGATGGCAGGGGCCAACGCGCGAACATTGGGTATTGCCTCTAATGAGGAACAAATCGCTTCTATGAGACAGAATGAACCAAATAAAGGCGGTTACGCTTATAAAAAGTTAGCAAAGATATATAACAGAGCTCAAGCTGAATTAAACCAGTCTCAAAGATTTGAGAATAGAGGCTCGGTGAAGGATCGATTGGGTTTCAAACCGTATAAACAGTCTAATGCAATGGCGAAGGAAGAGAGGACAATGCATAAAACAACATTCAAGCCAGCTGGTTGGAGAAACAATCAGGATACGTACCGTCCGGAAAGCAGGATTTgcgattactgtggaattcgaggACATCTAAAGCGGAAGTGCTTTAAGCTAAAAAATTCAAGGAAGGAGGCAGTGAAGTTCGTGGACTCTGCAGAACCTGGGCCAAGTACATTGAGCGAGCTGTTCAGCCGTTTCAGACCACATGATTCGGAAAGTgaggatgaaaaaaattcaG
- the LOC131437968 gene encoding ubiquitin carboxyl-terminal hydrolase isozyme L5, with protein sequence MADSAGEWCLIESDPGVFSELIRGFGVEGVQVEELWSLDEEHFKNLEPVHGLIFLFKWVKDDEPAGSIVQDSRLEKIFFAKQVINNACATQAILSILLNTKHADIELGSTLSDFKEFVTSFDAYNKGLALSNASQIRTVHNSFARQTLFEMDNKHGNKDEEVFHFVGYVPVDGRLYELDGLKEGPIDLGAVGAGQDWTNVARPIIEKRIQKYSEGEIHFNLMAIVSDRQLIYQRQIDQLLQSSGDEEMETDTKQNEVTRLRLLIEDEVAKRKRYKVENIRRKHNYLPLIVELLKILAQNGQLMPLFEKAKQRASERESSKTGTPK encoded by the exons ATGGCAGATAGTGCTGGAGAATGGTGCTTAATCGAGAGTGATCCGGGTGTGTTCAGTGAACTTATTCGAGGATTTG GTGTCGAAGGAGTTCAGGTGGAAGAACTTTGGAGTTTGGATGAGGAGCATTTTAAGAATTTGGAACCCGTTCACGGATTGATTTTCCTGTTCAAATGGGTTAAAGATGATGAGCCGGCGGGATCAATCGTTCAAGATAGCCGGCTAGAGAAAATTTTCTTTGCTAAACAGGTTATCAACAACGCCTGTGCGACACAAGCGATTCTCAGTATTCTGCTGAACACTAAACATGCCGACATTGAGCTCGGATCGACGTTGTCAGATTTTAAAGAATTTGTAACTTCATTTGATGCATATAATAAAGGACTGGCCTTGAGTAATGCATCCCAGATAAGAACGGTGCATAATTCTTTTGCCCGTCAAACGCTATTTGAGATGGACAATAAGCATGGTAACAAGGATGAAGAAGTTTTCCATTTCGTCGGGTACGTACCGGTGGACGGTAGACTGTATGAATTAGATGGTCTGAAGGAAGGTCCTATTGATTTGGGAGCTGTTGGTGCCGGTCAAGACTGGACGAACGTTGCCCGACCTATAATTGAAAAACGCATACAAAAGTACAGCGAAGGTGAAATCCATTTCAATTTGATGGCGATTGTTTCTGATCGGCAGTTGATTTATCAGCGCCAGATTGATCAACTGTTGCAGTCCAGCGGGGACGAAGAAATGGAAACCGATACCAAGCAGAATGAAGTTACTAGACTGCGATTGCTGATCGAAGACGAAGTTGCGAAACGTAAGCGGTACAAGGTAGAAAACATTCGCCGGAAGCATAATTATTTGCCGTTGATTGTGGAGTTGCTGAAGATATTGGCCCAAAACGGGCAgttgatgccgctgtttgaaaaaGCAAAACAACGTGCCTCCGAGCGAGAATCTAGCAAGACTGGAACACCGAAATAG